The following proteins are co-located in the Colletotrichum lupini chromosome 4, complete sequence genome:
- a CDS encoding ABC transporter, with the protein MGAEKKEHTPAEDTVAAIASPNEAVKAEGGAFKAYLRIFSFGGPFEKLLQTIAIICALGAGAGVALQNLIFGSFVTTIQDFTTGQSTPQHFRNEVSKLALYFVYLGIARFVLAYGYISLTTFSAYRITRNIRHAYLHAALRQEVAFYDIGSGGSIATQAISNGRLIQVGIAEKLAMTFQGLAVFVTAFIIAFVTQWKLTLIVCCIAPLVLIVMGVVSTIEAGLETKILDIYAQAGSFSEGILSSARTVHAFEIRSRLVQKFDRFLEDAHRIGNKKSALFGVLFSFEYFVIYAGFALAFWQGIHMLNRGEITESGDIFTVLLSVVIGATSLTMLAPYIIEFTRAASAAAQLFKLIDRVSEINPFDKSGHQPTETVGVVNLENVSFEYPTRPGVTVLDNYSLHVPAGKVTALVGSSGSGKSTIIGLIERWYNPKSGTIKLDGQPIDQLNLNWLRKNVRLVQQEPVLFQGTVFDNIANGLVGTPWESSPREEQLRRVQDAAKIAFAHDFVSQLPEGYDTMIGERGGLLSGGQKQRVAIARSIISEPKVLLLDEATSALDPHAEGVVQQALDKAAEGRTTIVIAHKLATIRKADNIVVMNKGAIVEQGTHEGLLAQGGAYTRLVRAQNLNVAEEGSITETEEDDDEAVTAAAAAGKEDIELTKTMSRYRTTDQTRMEAQKERDNFDHYKPIGLISVVIRMVRETPELKWAYLATLLAVIVAAGAFPGQSFVIANLVDVFTMTGSEMITKGNFYSLMFFVLALGVLCCYFVMGWATNVIAQGLNHKLRRQSLNDFLRQDLQFFDRVENNTGALASRLESNPQAILELMGFNIGLILISSLNVIACGILAIATTWKLGLVVVLAGMPPLVSSGYIKVRLDSRLDTKTSKRYSASAAIASESVTAIRTVSSLAIEESVLKRYTDELDNAVRASTGPLFVMTVAFGLTQAIEYFFMALGFWYGCRLLSFNEITMYQFFVAFMGTFFSGQAASQLFQYSSSMTKGINAANYLFWLHDLQPSIQETPQNRDAAPKAGASVDFQQLRFSYPLRPEAHVLRAVDLEIKKGQFVALVGASGCGKSTMIAMLERFYDPTTGSIVIDGDAALSDLNPRLYRHIVALVQQEPTLFQGSIRENISLGIDAESLDEIVPDTQIEAACRAANAWDFVSSLPEGLATPCGSSGMQLSGGQRQRIAIARALIRQPKILLLDEATSALDTESEKIVQRALEEAARDGERITVAVAHRLSTVKDADVICVFYGGRIVEKGTHAQLVAKGGMYKQMCEAQNLDCCIFGLGVERLTPPIEHGVWETGFLYDYLTRNCATQSITDPLPLTEMMIIPNGGTCQKCADFQPRGFGQDTTAQSTMPLAQTSIGENAAWSELAFYATSRKRAPQRGLRNKKQVHWKAKESFFTSWRSSGGPSELVPSSFLAFAQNITHNTFRQHTPFFKDHLGLLQAAAISQKHRHHLDQYLPAVNPGSPTYTGSQQPIRSANSPTGSDPTATVNSRLVPGTQTSRPTTTRPGLTNNSEPTPHDAVHLLCLLATHPTQRSQASSPIRRPSTPSFHLRSFFLLSRSSMISIISASPSNNKCLGVGKPEMAPTHHLKVRAETRASVAQNEPRPSAPVLSNRWDDAPRNLQLSHPELSSKYGTRERENPRTDRVFLSCSRWGTFGGRESFRSNVPVKLVVPFFSSQRFIVLFWLYSAANSPRGHTKMVKLNPLAAVLAAASLSSLASAQTYQRLGTCPDLGCVLPPDQSDFLPGQTFDLRVEVHAPVNGSEAFNNGVPDEAFKATIAKEGGAAKSLTEFFGLEEPKLEKWSFGWYEDLFAEDAKQKSVVNVASKIWRRLALYEPGNYVVTLTYYDGKKTTANWVVRPLATEKKAKNVIFFIGDGMTTNMVTAARLLGHKSINGKYQTSLALDKFPVIGHQMTHSIDSYITDSANSASALYSGHKSTVNAMGVYVDSSPDAFDDPKVETIVELIHRIWGSAWGAVSTAFIADATPIALTAHTRARSLYGPLIDQALNGITNYTWTKMTGPDVYLGGGAEQFYPGKGSYQGKDYYAAFADKGYSVALNKTSLEAADPNERILGIFTQGNLPVWLDRNVLTENLAKLSNDPTGNKSAAADVPGLKEMTLKAVETLHNRGGERGFFLMSEAASIDKQMHALDYDRALGDLLELDDTVKATLEKLEELGILEETLVVVSSDHGHGFDVFGNADTKYLAEQKDDRTKRKAVGVYANSGLSQYTVEQPGVSYNTGPNFPLNWSPRYAIAAGFGANPDRREDYKVHADGARTPAVAATNTTDYYANPKDAVDGFVVNGTLPTNEAQGVHSLTDVAVWARGPCQETFGGTYSNIDVFYKMANCLGLAQPKNATAPGAGTNITLVKNTPYDYRQTEESELLVDAMVFVDMDSQMDGRKRSLSARRRHRRRLVLRREYSLVELFMPRRPQNQVDEIVHDASREAAQT; encoded by the exons ATGGGGGCCGAAAAGAAGGAGCACACTCCGGCTGAGGATACCGTCGCCGCCATTGCTTCGCCAAACGAAGCTGTCAAGGCAGAAGGCGGCGCGTTCAAGGCCTACTTG AGAATATTTTCCTTCGGGGGACCCTTTGAGAAGCTCCTGCAAACAATCGCGATAATATGCGCCCTGggcgccggcgccggcgtGGCCCTGCAAAACTTGATCTTTGGCAGCTTCGTCACCACCATCCAGGACTTCACCACCGGCCAGTCCACCCCTCAACACTTTCGCAATGAAGTCTCAAAGCTGGC CCTCTACTTTGTCTACCTCGGCATCGCGCGCTTCGTCCTCGCCTACGGCTACATCTCCCTGACGACCTTCTCCGCCTACCGCATCACGCGCAACATCCGCCACGCCTACCTCCACGCCGCCCTGCGCCAGGAGGTTGCCTTCTACGACATCGGCTCCGGCGGCTCCATCGCCACCCAAGCCATCTCCAACGGCCGCCTCATCCAGGTCGGCATCGCCGAGAAGCTCGCCATGACCTTCCAGGGGCTCGCCGTCTTCGTCACGGCCTTCATCATCGCCTTCGTCACGCAGTGGAAGCTCACGCTCATCGTGTGCTGCATCGCGCCCCTGGTTCTGATTGTGATGGGCGTCGTCTCTACCATTGAAGCCGGCCTCGAGACAAAGATCCTCGACATTTACGCCCAGGCGGGCTCCTTTTCCGAGGGCATCCTCTCGAGCGCGCGCACCGTTCACGCCTTTGAGATCCGATCGCGGCTGGTGCAAAAGTTTGACAGGTTCCTCGAGGACGCCCACCGCATCGGCAACAAGAAGTCGGCCCTGTTTGGTGTGCTCTTTTCGTTTGAGTACTTTGTCATCTACGCCGGCTTCGCCCTGGCGTTCTGGCAGGGCATCCACATGTTGAACCGGGGCGAAATTACCGAGTCTGGAGACATTTTCAC GGTCCTCCTATCTGTGGTCATCGGCGCAACGAGCTTGACCATGCTGGCGCCCTACATCATCGAATTCACCCgcgccgcctccgccgccgctcAGCTCTTCAAGCTCATCGACCGCGTCTCCGAGATCAACCCCTTTGACAAGTCGGGCCACCAGCCCACCGAGACCGTCGGCGTCGTCAACCTCGAGAACGTCTCGTTCGAGTACCCGACGCGCCCCGGCGTCACGGTCCTCGATAACTACTCGCTCCACGTGCCCGCGGGCAAGGTGACGGCGCTCGTGGGCTCCAGCGGCTCCGGCAAGAGCACAATCATCGGGCTGATTGAGCGGTGGTACAATCCAAAGTCCGGCACCATCAAGCTCGACGGCCAGCCGATCGACCAGCTGAACCTCAACTGGCTCAGGAAGAATGTCCGGCTCGTGCAGCAG GAACCCGTCCTCTTCCAGGGAACAGTCTTTGACAACATTGCCAACGGCCTCGTCGGAACCCCGTGGGAGTCCTCGCCCCGCGAGGAGCAGCTCCGCCGCGTCCAGGACGCCGCCAAGATCGCCTTTGCCCACGATTTCGTCTCCCAGCTGCCCGAAGGCTACGACACGATGATTGGCGAGCGCGGCGGCCTCCTGTCAGGCGGCCAGAAGCAGCGCGTCGCCATCGCACGGAGTATCATCTCGGAACCCAAGGTGCTCCTCCTCGACGAAGCCACCAGCGCCCTGGACCCGCACGCCGAGGGCGTCGTGCAGCAGGCCCTAGACAAGGCCGCCGAGGGCCGTACGACCATTGTCATTGCCCACAAACTCGCCACCATCCGCAAGGCGGACAATATTGTAGTCATGAACAAGGGCGCCATTGTCGAGCAGGGGACGCACGAGGGCCTGTTGGCGCAGGGCGGCGCGTATACCCGCCTCGTGAGGGCGCAGAACTTGAACGTGGCCGAGGAAGGATCCATTACCGAGACGGAGGAGGATGACGACGAAGCGGtgacggcggcggctgcTGCTGGGAAGGAGGACATTGAGCTCACGAAGACCATGAGCCGGTACCGGACGACAGACCAGACGCGGATGGAGGCGCAGAAGGAGCGCGACAACTTTGATCATTACAAGCCCATCGGCCTCATCAGCGTCGTCATCCGCATGGTGCGCGAGACGCCCGAGCTGAAGTGGGCGTACCTCGCAACCTTACTGGCCGTGATAGTCGCCGCCGGCGCATTCCCCGGCCAGTCCTTCGTCATCGCCAACCTCGTCGACGTCTTCACGATGACGGGCTCCGAGATGATCACCAAGGGCAACTTCTACTCCCTCATGTTCTTCGTCCTCGCCCTCGGCGTGCTCTGCTGCTACTTCGTCATGGGCTGGGCCACAAACGTCATCGCCCAGGGGCTCAATCACAAGCTGCGCCGGCAGTCCCTCAACGATTTCCTCCGCCAGGACCTGCAATTCTTTGACCGCGTCGAGAACAACACGGGCGCGCTTGCCAGTCGCCTCGAGTCGAACCCGCAGGCCATCCTCGAGCTCATGGGCTTCAACATTGGCCTCATCCTCATCTCGTCGCTGAACGTCATCGCGTGCGGTATCCTGGCTATCGCCACGACCTGGAAGCTGGGTCTCGTCGTCGTGCTCGCGGGTATGCCGCCACTGGTGTCCTCGGGCTATATCAAGGTCAGACTTGACTCGCGCCTGGATACCAAGACGTCGAAGCGGTACTCTGCGAGCGCGGCGATCGCGTCCGAATCCGTGACGGCGATCAGGACCGTTTCGTCTCTCGCTATCGAGGAGTCGGTGTTGAAGAGGTATACTGACGAGCTCGACAACGCCGTGAGGGCTTCGACTGGCCCCCTTTTCGTCATGACTGTTGCGTTTGGACTGACCCAGGCCATTGAGTACTTTTTCATGGCCCTCGGGTTCTG GTACGGCTGCCGGCTGCTCTCGTTCAACGAGATCACAATGTACCAGTTCTTCGTCGCCTTCATGGGCACATTCTTCTCCGGACAGGCCGCGTCGCAGCTGTTCCAGTACTCGAGCA GCATGACTAAGGGCATCAACGCCGCAAACTACCTCTTCTGGCTGCACGACCTCCAGCCGTCCATCCAGGAGACGCCCCAGAACCGCGACGCCGCGCCAAAGGCCGGCGCCTCGGTCGACTTCCAGCAGCTCCGTTTCTCTTACCCCCTACGACCCGAAGCGCATGTCCTCCGCGCAGTCGATCTCGAA ATCAAAAAGGGCCAGTTCGTCGCCCTGGTAGGCGCCTCGGGCTGCGGCAAATCCACAATGATCGCCATGCTCGAACGCTTCTACGATCCGACGACAGGCAGCATCGTCATCGACGGCGACGCGGCTCTGTCGGACCTCAACCCCCGCCTCTACCGCCACATCGTCGCCCTCGTCCAGCAAGAGCCTACCCTCTTCCAGGGCTCCATCCGCGAGAACATTTCGTTGGGGATCGACGCAGAGTCCCTGGACGAAATCGTCCCGGACACCCAGATCGAAGCGGCCTGCCGCGCAGCCAACGCGTGGGACTTTGTCTCGTCGCTCCCTGAAGGCCTCGCGACCCCCTGCGGCAGCAGCGGCATGCAGTTGTCCGGCGGACAGAGGCAGCGCATCGCCATCGCGCGGGCGCTGATCCGCCAGCCCAAGATCCTGCTGCTCGACGAGGCGACGAGCGCGCTCGACACCGAGTCGGAGAAGATTGTGCAGCGCGCGCTGGAGGAGGCTGCGCGGGACGGGGAGAGGATCACGGTTGCTGTTGCGCACCGGTTGTCGACTGTGAAAGATGCCGATGTGATTTGTGTGTTTTATGGCGGGAGGATTGTGGAGAAGGGCACGCATGCGCAGCTTGTGGCCAAGGGGGGCATGTATAAGCAGATGTGCGAGGCGCAGAATCTCGA TTGTTGCATTTTCGGCCTGGGAGTTGAGCGCTTGACTCCTCCCATAGAGCACGGCGTTTGGGAAACGGGGTTTCTGTACGATTATCTGACTCGCAACTGCGCAACTCAGTCGATCAC TGACCCTCTTCCCTTGACAGAAATGATGATCATCCCAAACGGCGGAACCTGTCAAAAGTGTGCTGATTTCCAACCCCGCGGCTTTGG CCAAGACACCACGGCTCAGTCAACTATGCCGCTGGCGCAAACCTCGATTGGGGAAAACGCAGCTTGGAGCGAACTCGCTTTCTATGCTACTAGCAGAAAACGTGCTCCCCAACGTGGTCTCCGGAACAAGAAGCAGGTCCATTGGAAAGCCAAGGAAAGCTTCTTCACATCGTGGCGAAGTTCTGGGGGTCCATCGGAGCTCGTGCCGTCGTCGTTCTTGGCGTTTGCGCAGAACATCACCCACAACACGTTCCGTCAGCACACGCCCTTCTTCAAGGATCATCTTGGACTCTTGCAAGCAGCAGCGATTAGCCAAAA ACATCGACACCACCTAGACCAATACCTCCCCGCCGTCAACCCTGGTTCCCCGACTTACACCGGCAGCCAGCAGCCAATCAGAAGCGCCAATTCACCCACGGGGTCGGACCCAACGGCCACGGTCAACTCTCGTCTCGTCCCGGGAACACAAACCTCTCGACCGACTACAACCCGGCCGGGATTGACGAATAACAGCGAG CCAACGCCACATGACGCCGTTCATCTCTTGTGCCTTCTGGCAACCCACCCCACGCAGCGTTCGCAGGCTTCATCCCCAATCCGCAGACCGAGCACGCCCAGCTTCCATCTTCGGAGCTTCTTCCTTCTTTCTCGCTCTAGCATGATTAGCATCATCTCCGCTTCGCCGTCAAATAACAAGTGTCTTGGCGTTGGGAAGCCCGAGATGGCCCCGACTCACCACCTCAAAGTTCGCGCAGAGACACGTGCCTCTGTCGCTCAAAACGAGCC CCGTCCTTCTGCCCCTGTGCTGTCCAATC GCTGGGATGATGCGCCGCGCAATCTGCAGCTCTCTCACCCGGAGCTGTCTTCAAAGTATGGGACCCGCGAACGAGAGAATCCGCGAACCGACAGAGTGTTTTTGTCATGCAGTAGATGGGGAACTTTTGGCGGGAGA GAAAGCTTCCGCTCCAACGTCCCGGTCAAGCTTGTTGTGCCCTTCTTCTCATCCCAACGCTTCATTGTGCTCTTTTGGCTTTACTCTGCAGCCAATTCACCCCGAGGACACACAAAGATGGTCAAGCTCAACCCACTCGCCGCCGTCCTGGCCGCGGCCTCGCTGTCGTCCCTCGCCTCGGCGCAGACCTACCAGCGCCTCGGGACGTGCCCGGACCTCGGCTGCGTCCTCCCGCCCGACCAGTCCGACTTCCTCCCCGGCCAGACCTTTGACCTCCGCGTCGAGGTCCACGCGCCCGTCAACGGCTCCGAGGCCTTCAACAACGGCGTCCCCGATGAGGCCTTCAAGGCGACCATTGCCAAGGAGGGCGGCGCCGCAAAGAGCTTGACCGAGTTCTTCGGTCTCGAGGAGCCCAAGCTCGAGAAGTGGTCGTTTGGGTGGTACGAGGACCTCTTTGCTGAGGACGCCAAGCAGAAGAGCGTCGTCAACGTGGCGTCCAAGATTTGGCGCCGCCTCGCGCTGTACGAGCCCGGGAATTATGTCGTCACCCTCACGTACTACGACGGCAAGAAGACCACCGCCAACTGGGTCGTGCGACCTCTGGCGAcggagaagaaggccaagaaTGTCATCTTCTTCATTG GCGACGGAATGACCACCAACATG GTCACTGCCGCTCGTCTTCTCGGCCATAAGAGCATCAATGGAAAGTATCAGACCAGCTTGGCTCTCGACAAGTTCCCCGTCATTGGTCACCAGATGACCCATTCCATTGACAGCTACATCACCGACTCTGCCAACTCTGCCTCGGCGCTGTACTCTGGCCACAAGAGCACCGTGAACGCCATGGG TGTCTACGTCGACTCTTCCCCCGACGCCTTTGACGACCCCAAGGTCGAGACCATTGTCGAGCTGATCCACCGCATCTGG GGCTCCGCCTGGGGCGCCGTCTCCACGGCCTTCATCGCCGACGCGACCCCCATCGCCCTGACGGCGCACACCCGCGCCCGGTCCCTGTACGGGCCCCTGATCGACCAGGCCCTCAACGGCATCACAAACTACACCTGGACGAAGATGACCGGCCCGGACGTCTacctcggcggcggcgccgagCAGTTCTATCCGGGCAAGGGCTCCTACCAGGGTAAGGACTACTACGCCGCCTTCGCCGACAAGGGCTACAGCGTCGCCCTCAACAAGACGTCGCTCGAAGCCGCCGACCCCAACGAGCGCATCCTCGGCATCTTCACCCAGGGCAACCTCCCCGTCTGGCTCGACCGCAATGTTTTGACGGAGAACCTGGCCAAGCTGAGCAACGATCCCACGGGCAACAagagcgccgccgccgacgtTCCGGGGCTCAAGGAGATGACGCTCAAGGCCGTCGAGACGCTGCACAACCGCGGCGGCGAGCGGGGTTTCTTCTTGATGTCCGAGGCCGCGTCCATTGATAAGCAGATGCACGCGCTCGACTACGACCGCGCGCTGGGCGATTTGCTCGAGCTGGACGACACCGTCAAGGCTACGCTGGAGAAGCTCGAGGAGCTCGGCATTCTCGAGGAGACCCTCGTAGTCGTGTCATCCGACCACGGCCACGGCTTTGA CGTCTTTGGCAACGCCGACACAAAGTACCTCGCCGAGCAAAAAGACGACCGCACAAAGCGCAAGGCCGTCGGCGTCTACGCGAACTCGGGCCTGTCGCAGTACACCGTCGAGCAGCCCGGCGTCTCCTACAACACGGGGCCCAACTTCCCGCTCAACTGGTCCCCGCGCTACGCCATCGCCGCGGGCTTCGGCGCCAACCCGGACCGCCGCGAGGACTACAAGGTCCACGCCGACGGTGCGCGCACGCCCGCTGTTGCGGCGACGAACACCACGGACTACTACGCCAACCCCAAGGACGCCGTCGATGGCTTCGTGGTGAATGGTACGCTGCCTACGAACGAGGCGCAGGGCGTGCACTCGTTGACGGACGTTGCTGTGTGGGCGAGGGGACCTTGCCAGGAGACGTTTGGCGGCACGTATAGCAACATCGATGTTTTCTACAAGATGGCGAACTGTCTTGGTCTCGCGCAGCCGAAGAATGCGACGGCGCCTGGGGCTGG AACTAATATTACGTTGGTCAAGAACACTCCCTATGACTATCGCCAGACTGAAGAGTCTGAACTACTGGTTGATGCTATGGTGTTTGTCGACATGGACAGCCAGATGGACGGACGGAAACGCTCCCTCTCCGCTCGTCGCCGT CACCGTAGGAGGCTCGTGCTACGTCGAGAGTATAGTCTTGTGGAGTTGTTCATGCCTCGCCGCCCCCAAAATCAAGTCGACGAGATTGTGCACGATGCCTCCCGAGAAGCAGCACAAACATAA
- a CDS encoding fungal specific transcription factor: protein MDTGSSAGAGAGLSAAGGVGGANLPIKRACDACRARKIRCDREEPCAHCQHAGIECKNTSGLKPKEKRTRILITPQYEKKIDLIDRRLDGVVRLLEDLKLQFPIQAPSAAPSTAPSVSGSTATPGGGAGGAVSGGPPAPIQLKTVASSSISTTPASTSTQQQHTTDPLVEGESSMTAQSIFAHDFLRKTVGDGSSVLEMRETLDALHSLVEALRHQPASHELTYPQAKPVARPAFGECEMPPVQSAVNIIREAKAQKTLGLEWVTTFLHPDHFTDLVLKVYFAPAEFNEAEFIIVNAGLESLYTDMTQSKTATAQLREECAKMGTLCRGNLQTALANLPLHLPATMDMIVALLFGAYHAMEVAKPSLAWTLNVASAQLCQTLGYHRASSSSSSSSTPTTTGTATGPTAANPDDEEYKIFLFWSVYFIDKSLSLRLGRPSTIQDYEITAPYPSSASKMHGALMSYFCLWVVVSRIQGKTYEQLYSPEAVAQPSAVREARARGLAAELRRVTDRTQETHSQYLKSAIEAVGENTMEFFNVSDEVLRLSLMTIIYRAVPSPPGSATTFGTECINAARATLQRHEDCMAIMAKDAYYLFPMYMNWTILFSPFVPFIVIFCQVIETSDTSDLARLQGFVASIQGAKEFTEASARLCRLFQVLYNVAFRYVEMRSQGGSGGGGNGNDSSTQQQQQQSEEQGQEMDKYLTALGFPPASGHPQQHAQQQSSDVGSEQMSGMTGGGAEDGMNGAGVAGSGALNQMMWMGNAAQLEDWFYGNQQMMGLVEDDDSFLHLITIQVSLILLSSQANHNLDGQRRPATTAFMTSASSSYHKQTGVQLPRAPWPSGTLS, encoded by the exons ATGGACACCGGATCTTCTGCCGGGGCTGGTGCGGGTCTCTCCGCTGCTGGCGGCGTGGGCGGCGCCAATCTCCCCATCAAACGAGCG TGTGATGCTTGTCGTGCCCGTAAA ATTCGCTGTGATAGAGAAGAACCATGTGCTCACTGCCAGCACGCCGGCATCGAGTGTAAGAACACATCGGGGCTCAAGCCCAAAGAGAAGAGAACTCGCATTCTCATCACCCCTCAATA TGAGAAGAAGATCGACCTAATAGACCGCCGCCTCGACGGTGTAGTCCGCCTCCTCGAGGACCTAAAACTCCAGTTCCCCATCCAAGCACCATCAGCAGCACCGTCAACCGCACCATCGGTCTCGGGATCAACCGCCACACCCGGCGGGGGAGCAGGAGGGGCAGTATCAGGGGGCCCGCCGGCGCCCATCCAGCTCAAGACGGTGGCTTCATCGTCCATCTCAACAACACCAGCCAGCACTTCcacgcagcagcagcacacGACGGACCCCCTGGTCGAGGGCGAGTCCTCCATGACGGCCCAGTCCATCTTCGCCCACGACTTCCTCCGCAAGACCGTCGGCGACGGCTCCTCGGTGCTCGAGATGCGCGAGACCCTCGACGCCCTGCACTCTCTCGTCGAGGCGCTCCGGCACCAGCCCGCGTCGCACGAGCTGACGTACCCGCAGGCGAAGCCCGTGGCCCGGCCGGCGTTTGGCGAGTGCGAGATGCCGCCCGTGCAGTCCGCCGTCAACATCATCCGCGAGGCAAAGG CCCAAAAGACGCTGGGCCTCGAGTGGGTGACGACGTTCCTCCACCCGGACCACTTCACCGACCTGGTCCTCAAGGTCTACTTCGCGCCGGCAGAGTTCAACGAGGCCGAGTTCATCATCGTCAACGCCGGCCTCGAGAGCCTGTACACCGACATGACGCAGTCCAAGACGGCCACGGCGCAGCTCAGGGAGGAGTGCGCCAAGATGGGCACCCTCTGCCGGGGGAACCTCCAGACCGCCCTCGCCAACCTGCCCCTGCACCTCCCGGCCACGATGGACATGATTGTTGCCCTCTTGTTTGGT GCCTACCACGCAATGGAAGTAGCAAAACCAAGCCTCGCCTGGACCCTCAACGTAGCCTCGGCCCAACTCTGCCAAACCCTAGGCTACCACCGCGCatcctcatcatcgtcgtcctcATCCACTCCCACTACAACAGGCACGGCAACAGGCCCAACCGCCGCAAACCCAGACGACGAGGAGTACAAAATCTTCCTCTTCTGGTCCGTCTACTTCATCGACAAGTCCCTCTCCCTCCGCCTCGGCCGCCCCTCGACGATCCAGGACTACGAAATCACGGCCCCCTACCCCTCGAGCGCCAGCAAGATGCACGGCGCCCTCATGAGCTACTTTTGCCTGTGGGTCGTTGTCTCGCGCATCCAGGGGAAGACGTACGAGCAGCTGTACAGCCCCGAGGCGGTTGCGCAGCCGAGCGCCGTGCGGgaggcgagggcgaggggATTGGCGGCGGAGCTGAGGAGGGTTACGGACCGGACGCAGGAGACGCAT TCGCAGTATTTGAAGTCGGCCATCGAGGCGGTGGGAGAGAACACGATGGAGTTCTTCAACGTGTCGGACGAGGTGCTGAGACTATCGCTGATGACAATCATCTATCGCGCCGTCCCCTCGCCGCCCGGGTCCGCGACGACGTTTGGCACAGAGTGCATCAACGCCGCGAGGGCGACGCTGCAGCGGCACGAGGATTGCATGGCCATCATGGCGAAGGATGCGTACTACCTGTTTCCCATGTACATGAACTG GACCATCCTCTTCTCCCCCTTTGTCCCCTTCATCGTAATCTTCTGCCAGGTAATCGAAACAAGCGACACCTCGGACCTCGCCCGGCTCCAGGGCTTCGTCGCCTCGATCCAGGGCGCAAAGGAGTTCACCGAGGCCTCGGCGCGGCTGTGCCGCCTCTTTCAGGTGCTTTACAATGTCGCGTTCCGGTACGTCGAGATGCGGAGCCAGGGCGGCAGTGGGGGCGGCGGCAACGGGAACGACAGCAGcacgcagcagcagcagcagcagtcgGAGGAACAGGGCCAGGAGATGGACAAGTACCTCACGGCGCTCGGGTTCCCGCCGGCATCTGGGCATCCGCAGCAGCATGCACAGCAGCAGTCGTCGGACGTGGGGTCGGAGCAGATGTCGGGGATGACGGGCGGAGGAGCAGAGGACGGGATGAACGGTGCCGGCGTCGCGGGGTCGGGTGCGCTGAACCAGATGATGTGGATGGGGAATGCGGCGCAGTTGGAGGATTGGTTTTATGGCAACCAGCAGATGATGGGGCTTGTTGAGGATGATGACTCGTTTTTGCA CCTCATCACCATCCAGGTCAGCCTCATCTTGCTCAGTAGCCAAGCCAACCACAACCTCGACGGCCAACGACGGCCAGCAACCACAGCCTTCATGACCAGCGCATCCTCCTCATACCACAAGCAAACGGGGGTCCAACTCCCTCGGGCGCCGTGGCCCAGTGGAACACTCAGCTGA